A stretch of Malus sylvestris chromosome 11, drMalSylv7.2, whole genome shotgun sequence DNA encodes these proteins:
- the LOC126589579 gene encoding chaperonin-like RbcX protein 2, chloroplastic: MMVGAALSVVGSSVVDSHTSPCLCLDALPTTAMNLKSGGEMGFQRNSMAKKHVVKPGSLELVSSFIDSGHDRRFSMKAIPGIGRRSMRKRKNRGFVIVNELAGQYEDSFEDVKTQLLNYFTYKAVRTVMNQLYEMNPTQYRWLYDFVATHKPGDGKRFLRTLGKERQELAERVMVTRLHLYGKWVKKCDHAAIYQGISDENLELMRERLIETVIWPSDDNTEKIG, encoded by the exons atGATGGTGGGGGCTGCTCTGTCTGTGGTGGGTTCGTCGGTGGTGGACTCGCACACTAGTCCTTGCCTGTGTTTGGATGCGCTGCCGACTACGGCGATGAATCTCAAGAGCGGGGGAGAAATGGGTTTTCAGAGGAATTCAATGGCCAAGAAGCATGTGGTGAAACCAGGCTCCTTAGAGTTGGTCAGTTCGTTCATTGATTCCGGCCACGACAGGCGATTTTCGATGAAAGCTATTCCTGGTATTGGCAGAAGGAGTATGAGGAAGCGAAAGAACCGGGGTTTTGTAATTGTTAATGAGCTTGCAGGGCAATACGAAGACAGTTTTGAGGATGTTAAAACG CAATTACTCAACTACTTTACGTACAAGGCCGTGAGGACTGTTATGAACCAGCTGTATGAGATGAACCCAACACAATATAGGTGGTTGTACGA TTTTGTTGCAACTCACAAGCCTGGAGACGGGAAGCGGTTCCTCCGCACCCTTGGGAAG GAGAGGCAGGAACTTGCTGAGAGAGTAATGGTGACACGGCTTCACCTGTACGGTAAATGGGTCAAG AAATGCGATCATGCCGCAATATATCAAGGAATCTCAGACGAGAACTTGGAGTTGATGCGTGAACGGCTTATTGAGACTGTGATATGGCCCTCCGATGACAACACGGAGAAGATTGGCTGA